In one Streptomyces sp. NBC_01241 genomic region, the following are encoded:
- a CDS encoding helix-turn-helix domain-containing protein codes for MPGAGRFGRSVAARARGARLGRPPAMTEEQVRHARDLLTHPENSVSSIAKFLGVSRDTICKYVPELKGGRLALAEPTGAAALPRPAQSAK; via the coding sequence ATGCCGGGAGCGGGGCGATTCGGGCGGAGCGTCGCCGCCCGCGCCCGCGGCGCCCGGCTCGGCCGCCCGCCGGCCATGACCGAGGAACAGGTGCGCCACGCCCGCGACCTGCTCACTCACCCAGAGAACTCCGTCTCCTCGATCGCCAAGTTCCTCGGCGTCTCCCGCGACACGATCTGCAAGTACGTGCCCGAGCTGAAGGGCGGACGACTCGCGCTCGCCGAGCCGACAGGGGCAGCCGCACTGCCCCGCCCAGCGCAGTCGGCAAAGTAA
- a CDS encoding reverse transcriptase N-terminal domain-containing protein — protein MEPRDKLDTKAVKEAGMADAAPAVIAVVNGPEDDVTDWLSIDWQRVDDDVRRLRQRIFTASQAGDLKRVRNLQKLMLRSRANALHAVRRVTEVNAGRETAGVDGKVVLTAPGKAEVADWVQHRSESWTARPVRRVYVPKPDGRRRPLGIPVILDRCLQAVVLGALEPEWEARFEPRSYGFRPGRGCHDAIESIFLTCRGPNPGRPWVLDADLAAAFDRIDHDHLLRRLGTFPARELVAQWLRAGVVEDGRLTETGGNSPGRCDHAPNAMGNSGMSHPP, from the coding sequence ATGGAACCGAGGGACAAGTTGGACACCAAGGCGGTGAAGGAGGCCGGGATGGCAGATGCCGCTCCGGCTGTGATCGCGGTGGTGAACGGACCCGAGGACGATGTCACCGACTGGCTGTCGATCGACTGGCAGCGGGTGGATGACGACGTACGGCGGCTGCGGCAGAGGATCTTCACGGCGTCACAGGCAGGGGACCTGAAGAGGGTCCGCAATTTGCAGAAGCTGATGCTCCGTTCCCGCGCCAACGCACTGCATGCGGTGCGGCGGGTGACGGAGGTCAACGCTGGCCGCGAGACGGCGGGCGTCGACGGCAAGGTGGTGCTGACCGCGCCCGGCAAGGCCGAGGTGGCCGACTGGGTGCAGCACCGCTCCGAGTCGTGGACGGCCCGGCCCGTCAGACGGGTGTATGTGCCGAAGCCCGACGGGCGTCGGCGTCCGCTCGGCATTCCCGTGATCTTGGACCGCTGTCTTCAGGCTGTGGTCCTTGGTGCTCTGGAGCCCGAGTGGGAGGCACGGTTCGAGCCGAGGTCCTACGGATTCAGGCCCGGCCGTGGCTGTCATGACGCGATCGAGTCCATCTTTCTGACCTGCCGGGGCCCCAACCCTGGTCGGCCATGGGTACTTGACGCGGACCTGGCGGCGGCATTCGACCGGATCGACCATGATCACTTGCTCCGGCGGCTCGGCACGTTTCCCGCGCGGGAACTGGTCGCGCAGTGGCTGCGGGCCGGTGTGGTCGAGGACGGTCGGCTCACCGAGACCGGGGGGAACTCCCCAGGGCGGTGTGATCACGCCCCCAACGCAATGGGTAACTCGGGCATGAGTCACCCTCCGTAG
- a CDS encoding recombinase family protein, giving the protein MTSVAIYARVSSARQKKDQTISSQTAALRAHVAEQRLELPEEWVFEDEGHSGATLVRPALERLRDLVAQVGVDVVLCYAPDRLARKFAYQALLVEEFARAGTRVEFVRGPRGDSPEDQLMVQFQGMFAEYEKAQLMERYRRGKTYRARSGAVNVLGGAPFGYRYLRKTPECGATYEIVESEAALVVELFRRYTDDGVSIADLTRWLTDSGTPTRTGKTRWDRSVVWGMLKNPAYQGQAAFGKTQILHESPGLNRRARLEGRSTPRAVKTADRPREEWITIPVPALVTPATFERAAQRLADNKRFASRNSKVPSLLQGLSACVSCGYGYYRTSTTTSSGKKIYYYRCLGSDDYRYAGGRVCTNKPVRADYLDTVVWDHIIGMIADPHLIRSEIDKRLDRARTSDPATRQRSRLELALAKATAAITRMIEAFQEQLVTIDELRARMPGLRARESNLRGQLDALEAQLADRDAYLKLADDLEGFLAQLRENAGTAEVPERQRVLRLLVKDVLVGPEKITIRHRIPVRERTADDQHQDQDATEGDSCPSYPLRWGRDHTALGSSPRSR; this is encoded by the coding sequence ATGACCAGCGTGGCGATCTACGCCCGGGTGTCCTCGGCCCGGCAGAAGAAGGACCAGACGATCAGCTCGCAGACCGCGGCCCTGCGCGCGCACGTCGCAGAACAGCGTCTTGAGCTGCCCGAGGAGTGGGTGTTCGAGGACGAGGGGCACTCCGGGGCGACCCTGGTGCGGCCCGCGCTGGAGCGGCTGCGCGACCTGGTCGCCCAGGTCGGCGTGGATGTGGTGCTGTGCTATGCGCCCGACCGCCTCGCCCGCAAGTTCGCTTACCAGGCCCTGCTGGTCGAGGAGTTCGCCCGGGCAGGCACCCGGGTGGAGTTCGTCCGCGGCCCACGCGGCGACAGCCCCGAGGACCAGCTGATGGTCCAGTTCCAGGGCATGTTCGCCGAGTACGAGAAGGCCCAGCTGATGGAACGCTACCGGCGCGGGAAGACCTACCGGGCCCGCTCGGGGGCGGTGAACGTGCTGGGCGGAGCCCCGTTCGGCTACCGCTACCTGCGCAAGACCCCCGAGTGCGGGGCCACCTACGAGATCGTCGAGTCCGAGGCGGCGCTGGTGGTCGAGCTGTTCCGCCGCTATACCGACGACGGGGTCTCCATCGCGGACCTGACCCGCTGGCTCACCGACAGCGGCACTCCCACCCGCACCGGCAAGACCCGCTGGGACCGCAGCGTGGTCTGGGGCATGCTCAAAAACCCCGCCTACCAAGGGCAGGCAGCCTTCGGCAAGACCCAGATCCTCCACGAGTCCCCGGGCCTGAACCGCCGGGCCCGCCTGGAGGGCCGCAGTACTCCGCGCGCCGTCAAGACCGCCGACCGCCCCCGCGAGGAGTGGATCACCATCCCCGTTCCCGCGCTCGTCACCCCGGCCACCTTCGAACGCGCCGCCCAGCGGCTCGCCGACAACAAGCGCTTCGCTTCGCGCAACAGCAAGGTCCCCTCCCTGCTTCAGGGGCTGTCGGCGTGTGTGAGCTGCGGATACGGCTACTACCGCACCTCGACCACTACTTCCTCCGGCAAGAAGATCTACTACTACCGGTGCCTGGGCTCCGACGACTACCGCTACGCGGGCGGCCGGGTCTGCACCAACAAGCCCGTCCGCGCCGACTACCTCGACACCGTCGTCTGGGACCACATCATCGGCATGATCGCCGACCCGCACCTGATCCGGTCCGAGATCGACAAGCGGCTGGACCGTGCCCGCACCTCCGACCCCGCCACCCGCCAGCGCAGCCGTCTCGAACTGGCCCTGGCCAAGGCCACCGCAGCGATCACGCGCATGATCGAGGCGTTCCAGGAACAGCTCGTCACCATCGATGAACTGCGGGCCCGGATGCCCGGCCTGCGGGCCCGGGAGAGTAACCTGCGTGGCCAACTCGACGCGCTGGAAGCCCAGCTCGCCGACCGCGACGCCTACCTCAAGCTCGCTGACGACCTCGAAGGCTTCCTCGCCCAGCTCCGCGAGAACGCTGGGACAGCCGAGGTCCCCGAGCGCCAGCGCGTCCTGAGGCTCCTCGTCAAGGACGTCCTCGTCGGCCCCGAGAAGATCACCATCCGGCACCGCATACCCGTGCGTGAGCGCACCGCCGACGACCAGCATCAAGATCAAGACGCTACGGAGGGTGACTCATGCCCGAGTTACCCATTGCGTTGGGGGCGTGATCACACCGCCCTGGGGAGTTCCCCCCGGTCTCGGTGA
- a CDS encoding transposase — protein MPKHAPVRPECTSARRGNRMLTLYPEHLHTVLAAARAEQKTKTWKDKYALRAGVEGTINRATRGRTIRVNTPSGGSMLKV, from the coding sequence CTGCCGAAGCATGCCCCCGTCCGACCCGAGTGCACCTCGGCCCGGCGCGGCAACCGCATGCTCACCCTCTACCCCGAGCACCTGCACACCGTCCTCGCCGCCGCCCGCGCCGAACAGAAGACCAAGACCTGGAAGGACAAGTACGCCCTGCGGGCCGGAGTGGAAGGAACCATCAACCGTGCGACACGAGGGCGCACGATACGAGTGAACACACCGAGTGGAGGTTCGATGTTGAAGGTGTAG
- a CDS encoding GNAT family N-acetyltransferase encodes MDTSEVLALFDRQMRRDTLADAPGARVERVGKVVRQVGVEGGWSAVVWSGLDQATARPAIAEQVQYFTELGREFEWKLYSHDQPEDLGELLLAAGFEAEPDEALMIARIADLPDGSGLPEGVRLHPVTTPADVELMLSAHEGAFETTADWLRPSLLDMLAESPGAVSMVVAMAGDMPVCGARMELHPGTEFASLWGGGTVPAWRGRGIYRALVAHRAEIAAEHGYHYLQVDASDQSRPILQRLGFAALSTTTPYVYKP; translated from the coding sequence ATGGATACTTCTGAGGTACTCGCCCTCTTCGACCGTCAGATGCGGCGGGATACCCTCGCCGACGCGCCCGGCGCCCGGGTCGAGCGGGTCGGCAAGGTGGTGCGGCAGGTCGGCGTCGAGGGCGGCTGGAGCGCGGTCGTCTGGTCCGGCCTGGACCAGGCCACGGCGCGGCCGGCGATCGCCGAGCAGGTGCAGTACTTCACCGAGCTGGGCCGTGAGTTCGAGTGGAAGCTCTACTCGCACGACCAGCCGGAGGATCTCGGCGAGCTGCTGCTGGCGGCCGGGTTCGAGGCTGAGCCCGACGAGGCCCTGATGATCGCCCGGATCGCCGACCTGCCCGATGGCAGCGGACTGCCCGAGGGTGTCCGGCTGCACCCGGTGACTACCCCAGCCGACGTGGAGCTCATGCTGTCCGCGCACGAGGGGGCGTTCGAGACGACTGCGGACTGGTTGCGGCCGAGCCTGCTCGACATGCTGGCCGAGAGCCCGGGGGCGGTCAGCATGGTCGTCGCGATGGCCGGCGACATGCCGGTCTGCGGGGCGCGGATGGAACTACACCCGGGCACCGAGTTCGCCAGCCTCTGGGGCGGCGGCACCGTACCCGCCTGGCGCGGCCGGGGGATCTACCGGGCGCTGGTTGCGCACCGCGCCGAGATCGCCGCCGAGCACGGCTACCACTACCTGCAGGTGGACGCCTCCGACCAGAGCCGCCCGATCCTGCAGCGGCTCGGCTTCGCCGCTCTGAGCACCACGACCCCGTACGTGTACAAGCCGTAG